In a genomic window of candidate division KSB1 bacterium:
- a CDS encoding ISAzo13 family transposase: MENIQKRYDLLKPIMNERFRRLWSAVEAKVIGHGGIGLVSKATGQSRTTISNGIKELDATDKIDIEGVSRKPGGGRKKIVDKTPEVEAELLQLIEPTVRGEPESPILWTIKSLRNISEELGKRGYNISRNRVAELLKKNGFSLQANRKTDEGKSHPDRDAQFQYIHDKVIEFQSVNQPVISVDTKKKELVGNFKNQGREWKRKGEADRVKVYDFPSDAEGKAIPYGVYDITQNVGWVSVGTNHDTAEFAVETIRKWWYKMGNLVYKNAKQLLITADGGGSNGSRVRLWKKEIQNFATESGLEISICHYPPGTSKWNKIEHRLFSFITQNWRGKPLITYEVVVKLIGATKTTKGLKVDCKLDHTEYEKGRKVSDKEFNKINLIKDSFHGEWNYKIVPKIVT, translated from the coding sequence ATGGAGAATATACAGAAAAGATATGACTTACTCAAGCCAATAATGAACGAGCGATTTCGTCGTTTATGGAGTGCCGTTGAGGCTAAAGTCATAGGGCATGGTGGAATAGGTTTAGTCTCTAAGGCTACAGGACAGTCAAGAACTACAATATCTAATGGTATAAAAGAGTTAGACGCTACTGATAAAATAGATATTGAAGGTGTTAGTAGGAAGCCAGGCGGTGGCAGGAAAAAGATTGTTGATAAAACACCAGAAGTAGAGGCCGAATTGTTACAATTGATAGAACCTACAGTTAGAGGGGAACCGGAGTCACCGATTTTGTGGACAATAAAAAGTTTACGAAATATATCCGAGGAATTAGGAAAACGAGGTTATAACATTAGTCGTAACAGAGTTGCAGAATTATTGAAAAAGAATGGTTTTAGTCTTCAGGCTAATCGAAAGACAGATGAAGGAAAAAGCCATCCGGATCGCGATGCACAATTTCAATATATACATGATAAAGTAATAGAGTTTCAGTCAGTGAATCAACCAGTTATATCAGTAGATACGAAAAAGAAAGAACTGGTAGGTAACTTTAAAAATCAAGGTAGAGAATGGAAACGGAAAGGAGAAGCGGACAGAGTAAAAGTATATGATTTTCCAAGCGATGCAGAAGGAAAGGCTATTCCTTATGGAGTATATGATATAACGCAAAATGTCGGGTGGGTTAGTGTAGGAACGAATCATGATACAGCAGAATTTGCAGTGGAGACGATTCGTAAATGGTGGTATAAGATGGGAAACCTCGTATACAAAAATGCCAAACAATTATTAATTACTGCAGACGGTGGTGGTAGTAATGGTTCAAGAGTAAGATTATGGAAGAAAGAAATACAGAATTTTGCAACTGAAAGTGGTTTAGAAATTTCGATATGTCATTATCCCCCTGGTACGAGTAAATGGAATAAAATTGAACATCGTCTTTTTTCATTTATTACACAAAATTGGCGAGGTAAACCGTTAATAACTTATGAAGTGGTTGTAAAATTAATTGGAGCTACAAAAACTACAAAAGGACTAAAGGTCGACTGTAAATTAGATCATACAGAATATGAAAAAGGACGAAAAGTTAGTGATAAAGAATTTAATAAGATAAATTTAATTAAAGATAGTTTTCATGGTGAGTGGAATTATAAAATTGTACCTAAAATTGTCACATAA